The Hydrogenobacter thermophilus TK-6 genome window below encodes:
- a CDS encoding DUF3501 family protein — translation MKKISFDEILNIYEYEKVREERKREIIELKKNRRVFLGDLVHLVFENRQTVWFQIQEMIRAERMVKDEEIMQEIEVYNELVPDKNQLSVTMFIEIPDEEERKRLLPKLVGIHDHLYLHIGNKHTVRAIADERSKEDYEYGKAAVVHFLKFNLTDQQVEDLKNLPLKLEINHPNYKTMADIPENVKAELIKDLES, via the coding sequence GTGAAGAAGATAAGCTTTGATGAGATACTCAACATATACGAGTACGAAAAGGTAAGGGAAGAGAGGAAAAGAGAAATTATAGAACTCAAGAAGAACAGAAGGGTATTTTTGGGTGATCTGGTTCATCTTGTTTTTGAAAACAGACAAACTGTATGGTTCCAGATACAGGAGATGATAAGAGCTGAGAGGATGGTAAAGGACGAAGAGATAATGCAGGAAATAGAAGTTTACAACGAGCTTGTTCCGGATAAAAACCAGCTTTCCGTGACCATGTTCATAGAGATACCGGACGAGGAGGAGAGGAAGAGGCTTCTTCCGAAGCTGGTTGGCATACATGACCATCTTTATCTTCACATAGGCAACAAGCACACAGTGAGAGCTATTGCGGATGAGAGGAGCAAAGAAGACTACGAGTATGGCAAGGCAGCGGTGGTGCACTTTTTAAAGTTCAACCTGACAGACCAGCAGGTGGAGGACCTTAAAAATCTACCTCTCAAGCTGGAGATAAACCACCCTAATTACAAGACTATGGCAGACATTCCAGAAAATGTAAAAGCTGAGCTGATAAAGGACTTAGAAAGCTAA
- a CDS encoding rubrerythrin family protein translates to MKSLAGTKTLECLKHAFAGESQANRRYLYFARKADIEGYPDIANVFRETAEGETGHAFGHLEFLEKYGGGDPATGKPIGSMEQNLEAAIAGETYEYTEMYPGFAKTAREEGFDDIAEWFETLARAEKSHAGRFQKALESLKA, encoded by the coding sequence ATGAAGAGTTTAGCAGGTACCAAGACCCTTGAGTGCCTTAAGCACGCCTTTGCGGGCGAATCTCAAGCCAACAGGAGGTACCTCTACTTTGCCAGAAAGGCAGATATAGAAGGGTACCCTGACATAGCCAATGTCTTCAGAGAGACCGCAGAAGGAGAGACTGGACACGCCTTTGGTCATCTTGAGTTTCTTGAAAAGTACGGAGGTGGAGACCCTGCTACAGGCAAGCCTATTGGCAGTATGGAGCAGAACCTTGAAGCTGCAATAGCGGGAGAGACTTACGAGTACACGGAGATGTATCCGGGATTTGCCAAGACAGCAAGGGAAGAAGGTTTTGACGACATAGCCGAATGGTTTGAGACTCTCGCAAGGGCAGAAAAGTCCCACGCAGGCAGATTCCAAAAGGCTCTTGAGAGCCTAAAAGCCTAA
- a CDS encoding bifunctional ADP-dependent NAD(P)H-hydrate dehydratase/NAD(P)H-hydrate epimerase, whose translation MRILKALEMSQIDSLAIKDIGIPSLLLMENAGLRLVEVIRKEFPHVKKLLFFIGKGNNGGDGLVAVRHLHLLGYKADYFLVFGEDLKGDARLNLEVLKRLGCEPLKDKPSDDYHLVVDAIFGTGFEPPVRGEARRWIEFINSLGKPVVAVDIPSGLCADSGQDYEPSVRANLTITFQFPKVCHVLYPSAKRCGKVYVANIGIPESLAKHINRHVLEKVKPLKREPDVHKGNMGHVLLVGSSVGKTGALIMSARAATRTGSGLVSVGVPESLNHIFEISLIEEMSLPLEGEERLKEKSADTIISVQENFTAIGVGMGMGRYEEGRVIIKKLLLGIKKPLLLDADGINNLADTGDLSILKEREHPTVLTPHVGEFARLSGYDKTHIIHHLIDVAQEFSQKWNCFLVLKSSRTVISTPDGEAFVSLRGSPAMAKGGTGDVLSGILTSLIGRKIPILEALKIGVFLHGLCGEIAQSKRHTESVKALDLVEEIPEAYNQMENESYPPVFCTLF comes from the coding sequence TTATGGAGAATGCAGGGCTAAGGCTGGTAGAAGTTATAAGGAAGGAGTTTCCCCATGTCAAAAAATTGCTCTTTTTTATAGGCAAGGGCAACAACGGAGGGGACGGGCTTGTAGCAGTTAGACACCTTCATCTTTTGGGATACAAAGCAGATTACTTTTTAGTTTTTGGAGAGGATCTAAAGGGCGATGCCAGATTAAACCTTGAAGTTTTAAAGCGTCTTGGATGTGAGCCTCTCAAAGACAAACCCTCAGATGATTATCACCTTGTGGTGGATGCCATATTTGGAACTGGCTTTGAGCCTCCCGTTAGGGGTGAAGCTCGTCGCTGGATAGAGTTTATAAACTCCCTCGGCAAGCCTGTGGTGGCTGTGGATATTCCCTCCGGGCTTTGTGCAGACAGCGGGCAAGACTACGAGCCAAGCGTCAGGGCTAACCTTACCATAACCTTCCAGTTTCCCAAAGTGTGCCATGTGCTTTATCCTTCTGCCAAAAGATGCGGGAAGGTTTATGTGGCTAACATAGGCATACCTGAGTCTCTTGCTAAGCACATAAACAGACATGTACTGGAAAAGGTCAAACCGTTAAAGAGGGAGCCAGATGTACACAAAGGGAATATGGGGCATGTGCTTCTTGTAGGTTCAAGCGTAGGAAAGACTGGCGCTCTTATAATGTCGGCAAGGGCTGCCACCAGGACAGGCTCTGGACTTGTCAGCGTAGGTGTCCCAGAGAGCCTGAACCATATCTTTGAAATTTCACTAATAGAGGAGATGAGTTTGCCACTTGAGGGAGAGGAGAGGCTAAAGGAAAAAAGTGCAGACACTATAATTAGTGTGCAGGAGAATTTTACGGCGATAGGTGTTGGCATGGGCATGGGAAGGTATGAGGAGGGAAGAGTCATTATTAAAAAACTTCTTCTGGGCATTAAAAAACCCCTGCTTCTGGATGCTGATGGCATTAACAACCTTGCGGACACGGGAGACCTTAGTATTCTAAAAGAGAGAGAACACCCAACAGTGCTTACACCTCATGTGGGTGAGTTTGCAAGGCTCAGCGGATACGACAAGACACACATAATCCACCATCTTATAGATGTGGCTCAGGAGTTTTCTCAAAAGTGGAACTGCTTTTTGGTGCTAAAGTCCTCAAGAACCGTCATATCAACGCCTGATGGAGAAGCTTTTGTATCGTTAAGGGGCAGTCCTGCCATGGCAAAGGGGGGTACGGGAGATGTCCTTTCGGGCATCCTAACATCACTAATAGGCAGAAAAATTCCCATACTTGAAGCACTAAAAATAGGTGTGTTTTTGCACGGACTTTGTGGTGAGATAGCCCAGTCAAAGAGGCACACAGAGAGTGTAAAAGCGCTTGACCTTGTGGAGGAGATCCCAGAGGCTTATAATCAGATGGAGAATGAAAGCTATCCTCCTGTTTTTTGCACTCTTTTTTAG
- the rpmI gene encoding 50S ribosomal protein L35, with translation MAKVKMKSNRSAKKRFKITAKGKIKRWHAGGSHYNTKKAKDRKRRLRKPTLVNSGWEDKIRGLLKE, from the coding sequence ATGGCTAAGGTGAAGATGAAAAGCAACAGGTCCGCTAAGAAGAGGTTTAAGATAACTGCAAAAGGAAAGATAAAGAGGTGGCACGCAGGAGGTTCTCACTACAACACTAAAAAGGCTAAGGATAGGAAGAGGAGACTCAGGAAGCCCACGCTGGTAAATAGCGGTTGGGAGGATAAGATAAGAGGTCTTTTGAAGGAATGA
- a CDS encoding V4R domain-containing protein, translating to MDELEAVSKIRVFLKDEGFIVPKKPVQEFYSSIIKLSGFGVGGILNMSGRKAGNIAGQIIKELIGNHEPSIEEIELYLRVFLSEAGICEITRWENQEKQVKIYAKNSVFAEEQESSKPVCIPLQGALAGCFEELTGKEWDCKETQCQAQKKEECIFELWFYHRSSFSYEQTQDRSCGGG from the coding sequence ATGGACGAGCTTGAAGCGGTTTCAAAGATAAGGGTGTTTTTAAAGGACGAGGGTTTTATAGTGCCTAAGAAGCCTGTGCAGGAGTTCTATTCAAGCATAATAAAGCTTTCGGGCTTTGGGGTTGGTGGAATTCTCAACATGTCTGGAAGGAAGGCAGGCAATATAGCTGGACAGATCATAAAGGAACTCATAGGGAATCACGAACCCAGTATTGAAGAGATAGAATTATATTTGAGGGTTTTTCTCAGCGAGGCGGGCATATGCGAGATAACCCGTTGGGAAAATCAGGAGAAGCAGGTAAAAATCTACGCAAAAAACTCTGTTTTTGCGGAAGAGCAGGAAAGCTCCAAACCTGTGTGCATACCGTTGCAGGGCGCTCTTGCAGGATGCTTTGAGGAGCTAACAGGTAAAGAGTGGGACTGTAAGGAAACTCAGTGCCAAGCGCAGAAAAAGGAAGAGTGCATATTTGAATTGTGGTTTTACCACCGCTCTTCATTTAGCTATGAACAAACTCAAGACCGCTCTTGTGGAGGGGGATAA
- a CDS encoding DUF302 domain-containing protein — translation MLINVESKKSVEEIRSAIEEKAKSKGFGVMAIHEVTKILESKGVPINYQCLIIEVCSPKHASTMLQKNPYVSTAMPCRIAVIDQGDRRILSTIAPTAVLDMFNMPEEKALVEEVEKLMKEIMEEAS, via the coding sequence ATGCTTATAAATGTTGAGAGCAAGAAGAGTGTAGAAGAGATCAGAAGTGCCATAGAGGAAAAAGCCAAATCAAAGGGCTTTGGCGTCATGGCTATTCATGAAGTTACAAAGATACTGGAAAGTAAGGGGGTACCCATAAACTACCAGTGTCTGATAATTGAAGTATGCTCTCCAAAGCATGCAAGCACTATGCTTCAAAAGAATCCTTATGTATCTACAGCCATGCCTTGCAGGATAGCCGTGATAGACCAAGGAGACAGGAGAATTCTCAGCACCATAGCTCCAACCGCAGTGCTTGACATGTTTAACATGCCAGAAGAAAAAGCCCTGGTGGAGGAGGTGGAAAAGCTGATGAAAGAGATAATGGAGGAGGCAAGCTAA
- a CDS encoding HD domain-containing protein, translating into MQEVIFEKGIKHTAHGLNFYLSYFDDIARVLPRDEFCFVVGGWVRDRLLGEPVGYHIDVDLLVSCDPTKVARDFANLVGGAYFEFEKKGLLIKRPTIATVILRLPPYKYRFDFAQIKGKDLEKALIEDLLSRDFTANAMAVSIDDVLSIGAKQTIIYDPAKGIEDLERGLLRPVSLKNLEDDPVRMLRGFRLSVEKDLSLTEDFYDFVKRKGHLIKKAPAERITLELLKILRHRRSGKVIRDLYNHGILEAIFPEIEKLREVNFQGDHHLYPLDEHTLRVVESIDQVIQERERYLDADLLKEFGSMHVHGEFSDIELLKLSALFHDIAKPHTFELKNGKVTFYNHDKLGASIVRDIGKRLKWGDDATEFVSKIVEHHLRPFYLRESLKKGQLTDRGKAKFWRECSDIAAHLFLHAIADAIGSGDSKEEIDDLLKTIKELVRYKRERYDKLPTKALLSGREIMDILGIPEGPMVGYVKRALEEAQIEGAVRTKEEAIEFVKNITFPAQS; encoded by the coding sequence ATGCAGGAGGTTATTTTTGAAAAGGGCATAAAGCACACCGCTCACGGGCTTAACTTTTACCTTTCTTACTTTGACGACATAGCAAGAGTTTTACCAAGGGATGAGTTTTGCTTTGTGGTGGGTGGATGGGTAAGGGACAGACTGTTGGGTGAGCCTGTGGGTTATCACATAGATGTGGACCTTTTGGTGAGCTGCGATCCTACCAAGGTGGCGAGGGATTTTGCTAACCTGGTAGGAGGCGCTTACTTTGAGTTTGAGAAGAAGGGGCTCCTTATAAAGAGACCCACCATAGCTACTGTGATCCTCAGACTCCCACCATACAAGTACCGCTTTGACTTTGCCCAGATAAAAGGTAAAGACCTTGAAAAGGCTCTAATAGAAGACCTTCTCTCAAGGGACTTTACCGCAAATGCCATGGCGGTAAGCATAGATGATGTCCTAAGTATAGGTGCAAAGCAAACCATCATATATGACCCTGCAAAGGGTATAGAGGACTTGGAAAGAGGGCTTTTAAGACCAGTATCTTTGAAGAATCTGGAAGATGATCCTGTAAGGATGCTAAGAGGCTTTAGGCTCTCTGTGGAGAAGGACCTTAGTCTAACTGAGGATTTTTACGACTTTGTCAAAAGAAAGGGACACCTCATAAAGAAGGCACCTGCAGAAAGGATAACCCTTGAGCTTTTGAAAATACTAAGACACCGCCGTAGCGGAAAGGTGATAAGAGACCTGTATAATCATGGGATTTTGGAAGCCATCTTTCCAGAGATAGAAAAGCTGAGAGAGGTAAACTTTCAGGGAGACCATCACCTTTACCCTCTTGATGAGCACACCCTTAGAGTTGTAGAGAGTATAGACCAAGTTATTCAAGAGAGGGAGAGATACCTTGATGCGGACCTTTTGAAAGAGTTTGGAAGTATGCATGTGCATGGAGAGTTTTCTGATATAGAACTTTTGAAGCTCTCAGCTCTCTTTCACGACATAGCAAAGCCTCACACCTTTGAGCTAAAAAATGGCAAGGTGACCTTTTATAACCATGATAAGTTAGGTGCCAGTATAGTAAGGGATATAGGAAAGAGGCTCAAATGGGGTGATGATGCTACGGAGTTTGTTTCCAAAATAGTGGAGCACCACCTAAGACCTTTTTATTTGAGAGAATCTTTGAAAAAGGGACAGCTTACCGACAGGGGCAAAGCCAAGTTCTGGAGGGAGTGCTCTGATATAGCGGCACATCTTTTTCTTCATGCCATTGCCGATGCCATAGGTAGCGGTGATAGTAAGGAAGAGATAGATGACCTTCTAAAAACCATAAAGGAGCTTGTAAGGTACAAAAGGGAAAGATACGATAAACTACCCACAAAGGCTCTTTTGAGTGGAAGGGAAATAATGGATATCCTTGGTATACCAGAGGGACCAATGGTAGGTTATGTAAAGAGAGCTTTGGAAGAGGCACAGATAGAAGGCGCTGTGAGAACCAAAGAGGAAGCCATAGAGTTTGTAAAAAACATCACCTTTCCAGCTCAAAGCTAA
- the pqqD gene encoding pyrroloquinoline quinone biosynthesis peptide chaperone PqqD, producing MIEYEKIPILKKGVVLRETANRKLLLIPEGYIELDDVSWDILRRCDGTKKLGEIIEELKSVYTGDPKIIEEDTLQLLMELKKECLLDFFSS from the coding sequence ATGATAGAGTATGAAAAGATACCAATTTTGAAAAAGGGTGTAGTGCTACGAGAGACAGCAAACAGAAAGCTACTTCTTATACCCGAAGGCTACATAGAATTAGACGATGTGTCTTGGGACATACTCAGAAGGTGCGATGGAACAAAAAAGCTCGGCGAGATTATTGAGGAATTAAAAAGTGTTTATACGGGTGATCCCAAAATCATTGAGGAGGATACTCTACAGCTCCTTATGGAACTCAAAAAGGAGTGCCTATTGGACTTTTTCTCCTCATGA
- a CDS encoding ferredoxin reductase, whose translation MIDKKPILELSAPVIEIITETPTTKTLVFDIKGVDLDFYPGQYVMLEVPYPTTGEVLKRAYSIANSPLKKGVLELTIKRTPNGKASVILTEQVKVGDVFKIKGPYGKFIWLPEMSDKVVFIGAGSGIVPLMCMLRYIIDANLHHVKATLLYSNTSYEEIIYREELEKMERHSNIKVVHTLTRSVPEGWRGYTGRINPDMILKEVDDIPLNLYYLCGPPKFVDDITSMLVDLGVPKERIKKEKYE comes from the coding sequence ATGATTGATAAAAAGCCCATCCTTGAACTTTCCGCACCTGTTATAGAGATAATAACCGAAACGCCTACCACCAAAACGCTCGTTTTTGATATAAAGGGTGTGGACCTGGATTTTTATCCGGGTCAGTATGTGATGCTGGAAGTGCCATATCCCACCACAGGTGAGGTGCTAAAGAGAGCTTATTCCATAGCTAACTCGCCGCTAAAAAAGGGTGTCCTTGAGCTTACCATAAAGAGAACGCCCAACGGTAAAGCTTCTGTGATACTTACAGAGCAGGTAAAAGTTGGAGATGTCTTTAAGATAAAGGGTCCTTACGGGAAGTTCATCTGGCTACCCGAGATGTCTGATAAGGTGGTTTTCATAGGTGCTGGGAGCGGTATAGTGCCTCTCATGTGCATGCTCAGATACATAATAGATGCTAACTTGCACCATGTAAAGGCTACTCTGCTTTACTCCAACACCTCTTACGAAGAGATCATATATAGGGAGGAGCTGGAAAAGATGGAAAGACACTCAAACATAAAAGTGGTGCATACTTTGACAAGGTCTGTGCCAGAAGGATGGAGGGGCTACACGGGAAGGATAAATCCAGACATGATCCTCAAAGAGGTGGACGATATACCTCTTAACCTTTATTACCTGTGTGGTCCCCCCAAGTTTGTTGACGATATTACCTCCATGCTGGTGGATTTAGGAGTTCCTAAAGAGAGGATAAAGAAGGAAAAGTACGAGTAA
- the queA gene encoding tRNA preQ1(34) S-adenosylmethionine ribosyltransferase-isomerase QueA codes for MRLEDFDFELPPELIAKYPLKERHMARLMVLNRKDKSIKHDIFWNLPLYLEEGDLLVFNNTKVIPARLYGKKPTGGRVEILLTDMLKEHLWYALVSGKNIREGLCVYIAQDLSVNILKHISEGKFLVELLSQDPIKALYTYGHIPIPPYLEREEEHIDRVYYQTVFAQKEGSVAAPTASLHFSEELLNRLDEYGIRKAFITLHVSYGTFKPIKVSDIREHKVDEEYMEVPEETVELIKKVKQEGKKVVAVGTTVVRALETKPFSPFSGKTDLYIYPGYTFKVVDAMITNFHLPRSSLLLLVSAFAGREFILSAYQIAIKERYRFYSYGDGMLIL; via the coding sequence ATGAGGCTGGAAGATTTTGATTTTGAGTTGCCACCTGAACTTATAGCCAAGTATCCCCTTAAAGAGCGCCATATGGCAAGGCTTATGGTATTAAACAGAAAGGACAAATCCATAAAGCACGACATTTTTTGGAACCTGCCCCTTTACTTGGAGGAGGGAGACCTCCTTGTCTTTAACAACACAAAAGTAATTCCTGCAAGGCTCTACGGCAAGAAGCCAACAGGTGGAAGGGTGGAGATACTCCTCACCGATATGCTAAAAGAACACCTATGGTATGCTTTAGTTAGTGGTAAAAACATAAGGGAAGGGCTCTGTGTTTATATTGCTCAGGATTTGAGTGTTAACATACTAAAGCACATAAGCGAGGGAAAGTTTTTGGTAGAACTCCTATCCCAAGACCCTATAAAAGCTCTATATACATACGGGCACATACCCATACCTCCTTACTTAGAAAGGGAAGAAGAGCATATAGACAGAGTTTATTACCAAACAGTCTTTGCTCAAAAGGAAGGATCTGTGGCTGCACCTACTGCATCTTTACACTTTTCTGAGGAGCTCCTAAACAGGCTTGACGAGTATGGCATAAGAAAAGCCTTCATCACTCTGCATGTTTCGTATGGTACTTTCAAACCCATTAAGGTGTCGGATATAAGGGAGCACAAAGTGGATGAAGAGTATATGGAGGTGCCTGAGGAGACGGTGGAGCTAATTAAAAAAGTAAAGCAAGAGGGAAAAAAAGTGGTTGCGGTTGGAACAACAGTTGTTAGGGCTCTGGAGACAAAACCTTTCTCACCCTTTAGCGGTAAAACTGACCTTTACATATATCCAGGATACACCTTTAAAGTGGTGGATGCTATGATCACCAACTTTCACCTGCCAAGGTCCTCCCTGCTTTTGCTGGTTTCAGCCTTTGCAGGCAGAGAGTTTATATTATCAGCTTACCAAATTGCCATAAAAGAAAGATACAGATTTTACAGCTACGGCGATGGTATGCTTATACTCTGA
- a CDS encoding murein hydrolase activator EnvC family protein: MKAILLFFALFFSGCGLIHIELRDITPQEKKTPKPEEKRMPKRKEEEKEHGTPLSVKMPVRGTPIKTKRGYFIKTSCDEFFRSPESGRVLYAGDDLKSYGWLVMIDTGQYIAVYGKAQKLFVRKGERVRSWQVLGKVGKQGDVCGIMLELRDKDGAPLSFELER; the protein is encoded by the coding sequence ATGAAAGCTATCCTCCTGTTTTTTGCACTCTTTTTTAGCGGGTGCGGGCTTATCCATATAGAGCTAAGAGACATCACTCCCCAGGAAAAGAAAACGCCCAAACCTGAGGAAAAACGGATGCCCAAAAGGAAGGAGGAAGAGAAGGAGCATGGCACTCCTCTTAGCGTCAAAATGCCCGTAAGGGGGACTCCTATAAAGACCAAAAGAGGGTATTTTATAAAGACTTCCTGCGATGAGTTTTTCAGATCTCCAGAGAGCGGGAGGGTGCTATACGCAGGTGATGACCTCAAAAGCTATGGCTGGCTTGTTATGATTGATACGGGGCAGTACATAGCTGTTTATGGGAAAGCTCAAAAGCTCTTTGTAAGAAAGGGAGAAAGGGTTAGAAGTTGGCAGGTGCTGGGCAAGGTGGGAAAGCAAGGGGATGTATGCGGTATTATGTTGGAGCTGAGGGACAAAGACGGTGCACCTCTTAGCTTTGAGCTGGAAAGGTGA